TTTTTTTATAAAAAATGTAAAAATTCAGAAAAATGGCCTCAAAAAAAGCGGATAAACTTAGAAATTCATATTATTTCATATTTTTGTGGGTGTAAAATCAAACCACTTATTGTAGAAAATGGCAACATTAAGACAAAGTGCGCTTTTAATCGCGCAGGGAAGACAAAGAACTTTTGTAAATCCCCCTTCTTCAAAAATATCAGATTTCTTTGGAAGTCATGTTTTTGGAATCAAACAGATGAAAGAATCACTAGCTCCTTCAGTATTTAAAAAAGTGATGGAAGCTATTGATAAAGGTAGCAAGATAGATCCGGCTACAGCGGAAGAAGTAGCATCAGCTGTGAGAGTTTGGGCCTTGTCCAAATCTGTAACACACTACACTCACTGGTTTCAGCCTTTGACAGGATCAACTGCGGAAAAACACGACGCGTTTTTTGATGCACATGCAGGTATAGAAAAATTCAAAGGTTCGGCATTGGTTCAACAGGAACCTGATGCTTCATCATTTCCACATGGAGGTATTCGCTCCACATTTGAAGCAAGAGGGTACACCGCTTGGGATCCATCTTCTCCGATTTTTATTTTTGACAAGACGCTTTGTATCCCTACCATATTTGTATCCTTCACCGGTGAAGCATTGGATTACAAAACCCCATTGTTAAAATCCATGGAAGCAATCAATGCAGCTGCGGTAGAGGTATGTCAGCTGTTTGACAGGAATGTCAAGAAAGTGATTCCTTCCTTAGGGGTTGAACAGGAATATTTTGTGATAGACAAAGCTCTTTTTGCTACAAGACCTGATTTGGTCATGTCCGGGAGAACAGTCTTCGGTCATAATCCGGCAAGAGGTCAGCAATTGGAAGACCACTACTTTGGCTCAATACCTACCAGAGTTAAGGATTTTATGGTTGACTTTGAAATTGAAGCACATAAGTTGGGAATTCCTGTTTCCACGCGTCATAATGAAGTAGCTCCGGGACAGTTTGAAGTTGCCCCTCTTTTTGAAGAAATCAACAAGGCAGTTGACCATAATCAATTGTTGATGGATTTGATGGACAAGGTTGCAGAAAAGCATAGTTTAAAGGTCTTGTTCCATGAAAAGCCTTTTGCAGGTGTAAATGGAAGCGGTAAGCATAACAACTGGTCTTTGATTACAGATACAGGAGTCAATCTTTTCCAACCCAGTAATTCTGCTAGGGAAAACCTTCAGTTCCTTACTTTTGTGATTGCTACAGTAAAGGCTGTATATGATTATGCTGACTTATTGCGTGCAAGCATTGCCTCAGCCAGCAACGATTTCAGACTTGGTGCCAATGAAGCTCCTCCGGCTATTATGTCCGTTTTTCTTGGGTCTACATTAACTTCTGTATTGGATGAACTGGAAAAGAACGGTAATGTCAAAATCGAGAAAGGGGATAACATGTATATGAAATTGGGTATTTCCAAAATTCCTGAAATCATATTGGATAATACAGACAGGAACAGGACTTCTCCTTTTGCATTTACAGGAAATAAATTTGAATTCAGAGCAGTAGGTTCCAGTGCAAATTCTTCCGGTCCTATGACAGTATTGAATGTGATTGTGGCTGAGGTATTGAAATCTCTGACCAAAGACATTGAGAAAGAAATCAATTCAGGTAAGGAAAAAAAGATTGCTATTGTCAATGTTCTGAGGAAATACATCAAAGAAAGTAAGAAAGTCAGATTTGAAGGAGACGGATATTCTGAGGAATGGGCTTTGGAAGCGGAAAAGCGAAAATTATCCAATCTGAAAAGTACTCCTTTTGCTTTGGATGTCTATCACGATAAAAGAACTGTTGATTTGTTTTCCAGACATGGCGTGCTGAATCCGGTTGAAGTTCATGCAAGACATGAAATCATGTTGGAAAATTATATCAAGAAAGTACAGATTGAATCAAGGGTGATGGGAGACCTTGCACTGAATCATGTAATTCCAACTGCGATACTTTATCAAAATAAATTGATAGAAAATGCCAACGGTCTTAAAGGCTTGGGACTTGACAATACTGCTGCAATAGAAACAGTCAAAGAAATCAGCAGACATTTAGAGTCACTAAAAAAGAATGTCTATGAGATGACCGAGGCAAGAAAAAAACTGAACAAAGAGGAAGATATCGTCAAAAGAGCAAAAGGATATGGGGTGGAAGTGAAAGATGCTTATTTTGATAAAATCCGATATTCGGTTGATAAGCTTGAATTGGTAGTAGACGACGAGTTTTGGCCATTGGTCAAATACCGGGAAATGCTATTTATCAAATAATTTTAAGAACCGCCATAGTGCGGTTCTTTTTTTGACTTACCTTTTGTGTTCTTCAGGTAAGTCTTTTTTGTCCTAATTTGACTT
This window of the Aquiflexum balticum DSM 16537 genome carries:
- a CDS encoding glutamine synthetase III family protein, whose amino-acid sequence is MATLRQSALLIAQGRQRTFVNPPSSKISDFFGSHVFGIKQMKESLAPSVFKKVMEAIDKGSKIDPATAEEVASAVRVWALSKSVTHYTHWFQPLTGSTAEKHDAFFDAHAGIEKFKGSALVQQEPDASSFPHGGIRSTFEARGYTAWDPSSPIFIFDKTLCIPTIFVSFTGEALDYKTPLLKSMEAINAAAVEVCQLFDRNVKKVIPSLGVEQEYFVIDKALFATRPDLVMSGRTVFGHNPARGQQLEDHYFGSIPTRVKDFMVDFEIEAHKLGIPVSTRHNEVAPGQFEVAPLFEEINKAVDHNQLLMDLMDKVAEKHSLKVLFHEKPFAGVNGSGKHNNWSLITDTGVNLFQPSNSARENLQFLTFVIATVKAVYDYADLLRASIASASNDFRLGANEAPPAIMSVFLGSTLTSVLDELEKNGNVKIEKGDNMYMKLGISKIPEIILDNTDRNRTSPFAFTGNKFEFRAVGSSANSSGPMTVLNVIVAEVLKSLTKDIEKEINSGKEKKIAIVNVLRKYIKESKKVRFEGDGYSEEWALEAEKRKLSNLKSTPFALDVYHDKRTVDLFSRHGVLNPVEVHARHEIMLENYIKKVQIESRVMGDLALNHVIPTAILYQNKLIENANGLKGLGLDNTAAIETVKEISRHLESLKKNVYEMTEARKKLNKEEDIVKRAKGYGVEVKDAYFDKIRYSVDKLELVVDDEFWPLVKYREMLFIK